One window from the genome of Cystobacter ferrugineus encodes:
- a CDS encoding YkgJ family cysteine cluster protein has protein sequence MDCTRCGACCVAPDIAALDKPLGLRCPHLGPDNLCTVYERRPQVCRDYQPDAVCRLIEAPTLEERVHKYLALFELTAEADDVRQRGCYSMRQARSG, from the coding sequence ATGGACTGCACCCGCTGTGGCGCCTGCTGCGTGGCGCCCGACATCGCCGCGCTCGACAAGCCCCTGGGCCTGCGCTGTCCGCACCTCGGCCCCGACAACCTGTGCACCGTCTATGAGCGGCGCCCCCAGGTGTGCCGCGACTACCAGCCCGACGCGGTGTGCCGCCTCATCGAGGCCCCCACTCTCGAGGAGCGCGTGCACAAGTACCTCGCCCTCTTCGAGCTGACGGCCGAGGCCGACGACGTGCGCCAGCGCGGTTGTTACTCGATGCGTCAAGCCCGCAGCGGGTGA